The following proteins come from a genomic window of Dreissena polymorpha isolate Duluth1 chromosome 1, UMN_Dpol_1.0, whole genome shotgun sequence:
- the LOC127833796 gene encoding uncharacterized protein LOC127833796, whose protein sequence is MTGKKEAHTKGATDVPKSLQKPKVSFGLRFSDIWQNPELVLTNMATSWWSKAGSVIPEFVLGKFPFVQMITLLMLLAERALKMEKYPPMHPYIIYAVCGLCLLSGMMMSAKIRVKYASLLYCLVLIYLSANAYFNTQFNYSRHVRNRISSRHLGCLGIFILYAFIKSDRTSALMQRIGELCIAVYLCAQAYLFNESYEDKKAIMDLIPGGNYARYALTLVFACAGLCFISGYFLKDISLAVTFVLIVFMVLVDIKFSFWTYRGMSYWNQARLLADNVNLLFGFFLCANHYENLSKDARDAVEQAHEEEEEREKQD, encoded by the exons ATGACAGGAAAAAAAGAGGCACATACAAAGGg TGCGACAGACGTACCAAAGTCTTTACAGAAACCGAAAGTGAGTTTTGGTCTCCGATTTTCCGACATTTGGCAAAATCCGGAGCTTGTATTAACCAACATGGCGACCTCCTGGTGGTCAAAAGCCGGTTCGGTTATCCCCGAGTTTGTTTTGGGAAAATTTCCTTTCGTTCAGATGATCACGCTACTAATGCTGCTCGCCGAGAGGGCATTGAAGATGGagaa ATACCCTCCAATGCATCCTTACATCATCTACGCAGTGTGTGGCCTATGTCTCCTGTCTGGGATGATGATGTCAGCAAAGATTAGAGTGAAATATGCATCTTTGTTGTATTGCCTTGTGCTCATCTACCTGTCTGCTAATGCTTACTTCAACACACAGTTCAACTACTCAAGACATGTGCGA AACCGAATAAGTAGTCGACATCTAGGATGTCTTGGAATATTCATCTTGTATGCCTTCATAAAAAGTGACAGAACATCCGCCCTGATGCAACGCATTGGAGAACTCTGTATTGCTGTCTACCTCTGTGCTCAGGCCTACTTGTTCAATGAAAGCTACGAAGACAAGAAAGCCATTATGGACTTGATACCAGGAGGGAACTATGCTCGTTACGCCCTCACACTTGTTTTTGCCTGCGCTGGTTTGTGCTTCATTTCAGGATATTTTCTCAAAGACATTTCTCTGGCAGTAACTTTTGTGCTTATTGTCTTTATGGTTCTTGTTGACATAAAGTTTTCGTTCTGGACCTACAGGGGCATGTCTTATTGGAACCAGGCACGTTTGTTGGCTGATAATGTGAACTTATTGTTTGGGTTTTTCCTCTGTGCGAACCACTATGAGAACTTGAGCAAGGACGCTCGTGATGCTGTCGAACAGGCTCATGAAGAAGAGGAGGAGAGGGAAAAGCAGGATTAA
- the LOC127833810 gene encoding tectonic-3-like isoform X1 produces the protein MAAKMKQCRYMSDRIMFFEIFCFLFHVSIVFAATTTEPPANVTNATIPATTTVAPITTTAAVVPNQARTVIGETVLGQCLCDLTGNKCDINCCCDDNCTPDDRKAFVCDPVSVIIDDKLCYQENIFVFSNSPANTTSDGGLFCIYFDNYYKSYIDLLTSKIKYSKRNFYLDPDFILDIPSFNSYVNRYAKTSIQGPITVVEPTYDLNSFYKAGDPVYIVFPNQARGEFVLPKSLTSSVCSDQNALPYLQAITSQCTRIVNSLTANTCTQTASLSAASYHDGFRVVMTPGLFGYVVNGTFIGISTTAAPVTTVATTTPSNETTTTPPTTTPAPPTTVNPNLIQTLYNNPYTLQINATARPHLCQLSDGSLVTCNFTAPRTPAFNASTSTCNNVVQEVRYFITTIGTFGISAVQAQFVFRDVTQNNFPLTQTYSVAYTTLSDTTPLARSGNPGYVIGKPIRYGTLNETTGLDGAKNQEILESSVEEGLTIVRASVTGMCETSTASRIPLRFGENMRTGCFIRLNLTSINQQICQNIQELIVQTLEGVNARGPNRYVATFGNTNTNKTGDWVRIIESNRPAPTEANGVDGTSCRLKMGLHIQVLYANVGALALPQRKIIGLALQYDAARDIAFVCTGAFCQDGVGLTQKFEVSQTVSYVDASQPATGAQGEAPIFVAKVPNDFFYPFLFYTSNRGVSTQHAQTFSSSSLVLSLLTVVFCKLFLKTL, from the exons ATGGCGGCCAAAATGAAACAATGTCGGTACATGTCTGACAGAATAATGTTTTTTGagattttttgtttccttttccATGTATCTATAGTTTTTgcagcgacaacaacagaaccacCAGCAAACGTTACTAACGCAACTATACCTGCAACTACCACGGTCGCGCCTATCACTACTACAGCGGCCGTGGTTCCCAACCAAGCTAGAACTGTCATTGGGGAAACTG TGCTTGGACAGTGCCTATGTGATTTGACTGGTAACAAATGTGATATCAACTGTTGCTGCGACGACAACTGTACACCTGATGACAGAAAGGCTTTTGTTTGCGATCCAGTTTCAGTCAT TATTGATGACAAGCTTTGTTACCAAGAGAACATCTTTGTTTTTTCTAACTCACCGGCAAATACTACCTCAGATGGGGGTCTCTTTTGTATTTACTTTGACAACT ATTACAAGTCTTATATTGACCTGCTGACTTCTAAAATAAAGT ATTCGAAACGCAACTTCTATCTGGACCCAGATTTTATTCTGGACATCCCTTCCTTCAACTCATATGTAAACAGATATGCTAAAACAAGCATTCAAGGGCCCATAACTGTGGTGGAACCAACCTATGACTTGAACAGTTTCTATAAGGCCGGGGATCCGGTCTACATCGTGTTCCCAAATCAAGCTCGTGGCGAATTTGTCCTCCCGAAATCGTTGACTTCGAGTGTTTGCTCAGACCAGAATGCATTGC CCTACTTACAAGCAATAACCAGTCAGTGTACCCGTATTGTGAACTCTCTCACTGCTAACACCTGTACTCAGACTGCCTCACTTAGTGCAGCCAGCTACCATGATGGGTTCCGGGTTGTTATG ACTCCAGGCCTGTTTGGCTACGTTGTGAATGGAACCTTCATTGGTATATCTACCACTGCTGCGCCTGTGACCACGGTAGCCACCACAACTCCCAGCAATGAAACAACAACCACACCGCCAACAACCACCCCTGCACCAC CGACCACAGTGAATCCAAACCTCATTCAGACCCTGTACAACAACCCATACACGTTGCAGATCAATGCCACGGCCCGACCCCACCTCTGTCAGCTGAGCGATGGCAGCCTCGTGACCTGCAACTTCACCGCACCTCGCACCCCAGCATTCAATGCTAGCACCAGTACATGCAACAACGTGGTGCAGGAG GTGCGATATTTCATCACGACCATTGGAACGTTTGGCATCTCTGCTGTCCAGGCCCAGTTTGTATTCAGAGACGTCACGCAAAACAACTTTCCTCTGACCCAGACGTACAGTGTGGCCTACACTACA TTGTCTGACACTACTCCTCTGGCTAGGAGTGGTAACCCAGGATATGTGATTGGCAAGCCAATACGCTATGGAACCCTCAATGAAACTACAGGGCTTGATGGCGCCAAGAA TCAGGAGATTTTGGAGTCCTCAGTAGAAGAGGGCCTGACAATTGTGCGTGCCTCAGTCACTGGAATGTGTGAGACAAGCACTGCGTCCAGGATACCTCTGAGATTTGGGGAAAACATGAGGACAGGCTGTTTCATCAG GCTGAACTTGACGTCCATCAACCAGCAGATATGTCAGAACATTCAGGAGTTGATTGTTCAAACCCTGGAGGGTGTGAATGCCCGCGGGCCCAACCGCTATGTGGCCACATTTGGTAACACCAACACTAACAAGACGGGAGACTGGGTCCGCATCATAGAGAGCAACCGACCTGCACCCACAGAGGCCAAT GGAGTGGATGGTACCAGCTGTCGTCTGAAGATGGGGCTGCATATCCAGGTGCTGTATGCCAATGTGGGAGCCCTGGCCCTCCCCCAGCGCAAGATCATAGGCCTTGCTCTACAGTATGACGCAGCCAGGGACATCGCCTTTGTG TGTACTGGTGCCTTCTGCCAAGATGGTGTGGGTCTCACACAGAAGTTTGAGGTCAGTCAGACGGTCTCATACGTGGATGCCTCACAGCCTGCCACAGGAGCCCAGGGGGAAGCTCCCATATTCGTTGCCAAAGTCCCCAACGACTTTTTCTACCCATTTTTGTTCTACACGTCCAACAGGGGAGTTTCTACGCAGCATGCGCAAACCTTCAGCAGCTCATCACTAGTTTTAAGTCTCTTGACAGTGGTGTTTTGTAAACTGTTCTTGAAGACATTATAA
- the LOC127833810 gene encoding tectonic-3-like isoform X2 — MAAKMKQCRYMSDRIMFFEIFCFLFHVSIVFAATTTEPPANVTNATIPATTTVAPITTTAAVVPNQARTVIGETVLGQCLCDLTGNKCDINCCCDDNCTPDDRKAFVCDPVSVIIDDKLCYQENIFVFSNSPANTTSDGGLFCIYFDNYSKRNFYLDPDFILDIPSFNSYVNRYAKTSIQGPITVVEPTYDLNSFYKAGDPVYIVFPNQARGEFVLPKSLTSSVCSDQNALPYLQAITSQCTRIVNSLTANTCTQTASLSAASYHDGFRVVMTPGLFGYVVNGTFIGISTTAAPVTTVATTTPSNETTTTPPTTTPAPPTTVNPNLIQTLYNNPYTLQINATARPHLCQLSDGSLVTCNFTAPRTPAFNASTSTCNNVVQEVRYFITTIGTFGISAVQAQFVFRDVTQNNFPLTQTYSVAYTTLSDTTPLARSGNPGYVIGKPIRYGTLNETTGLDGAKNQEILESSVEEGLTIVRASVTGMCETSTASRIPLRFGENMRTGCFIRLNLTSINQQICQNIQELIVQTLEGVNARGPNRYVATFGNTNTNKTGDWVRIIESNRPAPTEANGVDGTSCRLKMGLHIQVLYANVGALALPQRKIIGLALQYDAARDIAFVCTGAFCQDGVGLTQKFEVSQTVSYVDASQPATGAQGEAPIFVAKVPNDFFYPFLFYTSNRGVSTQHAQTFSSSSLVLSLLTVVFCKLFLKTL, encoded by the exons ATGGCGGCCAAAATGAAACAATGTCGGTACATGTCTGACAGAATAATGTTTTTTGagattttttgtttccttttccATGTATCTATAGTTTTTgcagcgacaacaacagaaccacCAGCAAACGTTACTAACGCAACTATACCTGCAACTACCACGGTCGCGCCTATCACTACTACAGCGGCCGTGGTTCCCAACCAAGCTAGAACTGTCATTGGGGAAACTG TGCTTGGACAGTGCCTATGTGATTTGACTGGTAACAAATGTGATATCAACTGTTGCTGCGACGACAACTGTACACCTGATGACAGAAAGGCTTTTGTTTGCGATCCAGTTTCAGTCAT TATTGATGACAAGCTTTGTTACCAAGAGAACATCTTTGTTTTTTCTAACTCACCGGCAAATACTACCTCAGATGGGGGTCTCTTTTGTATTTACTTTGACAACT ATTCGAAACGCAACTTCTATCTGGACCCAGATTTTATTCTGGACATCCCTTCCTTCAACTCATATGTAAACAGATATGCTAAAACAAGCATTCAAGGGCCCATAACTGTGGTGGAACCAACCTATGACTTGAACAGTTTCTATAAGGCCGGGGATCCGGTCTACATCGTGTTCCCAAATCAAGCTCGTGGCGAATTTGTCCTCCCGAAATCGTTGACTTCGAGTGTTTGCTCAGACCAGAATGCATTGC CCTACTTACAAGCAATAACCAGTCAGTGTACCCGTATTGTGAACTCTCTCACTGCTAACACCTGTACTCAGACTGCCTCACTTAGTGCAGCCAGCTACCATGATGGGTTCCGGGTTGTTATG ACTCCAGGCCTGTTTGGCTACGTTGTGAATGGAACCTTCATTGGTATATCTACCACTGCTGCGCCTGTGACCACGGTAGCCACCACAACTCCCAGCAATGAAACAACAACCACACCGCCAACAACCACCCCTGCACCAC CGACCACAGTGAATCCAAACCTCATTCAGACCCTGTACAACAACCCATACACGTTGCAGATCAATGCCACGGCCCGACCCCACCTCTGTCAGCTGAGCGATGGCAGCCTCGTGACCTGCAACTTCACCGCACCTCGCACCCCAGCATTCAATGCTAGCACCAGTACATGCAACAACGTGGTGCAGGAG GTGCGATATTTCATCACGACCATTGGAACGTTTGGCATCTCTGCTGTCCAGGCCCAGTTTGTATTCAGAGACGTCACGCAAAACAACTTTCCTCTGACCCAGACGTACAGTGTGGCCTACACTACA TTGTCTGACACTACTCCTCTGGCTAGGAGTGGTAACCCAGGATATGTGATTGGCAAGCCAATACGCTATGGAACCCTCAATGAAACTACAGGGCTTGATGGCGCCAAGAA TCAGGAGATTTTGGAGTCCTCAGTAGAAGAGGGCCTGACAATTGTGCGTGCCTCAGTCACTGGAATGTGTGAGACAAGCACTGCGTCCAGGATACCTCTGAGATTTGGGGAAAACATGAGGACAGGCTGTTTCATCAG GCTGAACTTGACGTCCATCAACCAGCAGATATGTCAGAACATTCAGGAGTTGATTGTTCAAACCCTGGAGGGTGTGAATGCCCGCGGGCCCAACCGCTATGTGGCCACATTTGGTAACACCAACACTAACAAGACGGGAGACTGGGTCCGCATCATAGAGAGCAACCGACCTGCACCCACAGAGGCCAAT GGAGTGGATGGTACCAGCTGTCGTCTGAAGATGGGGCTGCATATCCAGGTGCTGTATGCCAATGTGGGAGCCCTGGCCCTCCCCCAGCGCAAGATCATAGGCCTTGCTCTACAGTATGACGCAGCCAGGGACATCGCCTTTGTG TGTACTGGTGCCTTCTGCCAAGATGGTGTGGGTCTCACACAGAAGTTTGAGGTCAGTCAGACGGTCTCATACGTGGATGCCTCACAGCCTGCCACAGGAGCCCAGGGGGAAGCTCCCATATTCGTTGCCAAAGTCCCCAACGACTTTTTCTACCCATTTTTGTTCTACACGTCCAACAGGGGAGTTTCTACGCAGCATGCGCAAACCTTCAGCAGCTCATCACTAGTTTTAAGTCTCTTGACAGTGGTGTTTTGTAAACTGTTCTTGAAGACATTATAA